From Streptomyces sp. TLI_053, a single genomic window includes:
- a CDS encoding ATP-binding protein: MDIWWTLHLKRDPASVPLARRILLGAMATAGVDPQIAHDLGVALSEACANAVEHGACGRPDDGYQVTASISGDLLRIEVTDSGPGLPGPDRPARRPAPAAVPVAPPARPAGRAQPRRRARRGRATVPGPLLTTHRPRRDGRPYDTHVLPAAADPVPVFRPVDLDALPDLTAESGRGLFLIHALTDHVQLRNHPLRGAIVSFDKILKWQDGALLRAAS, translated from the coding sequence GTGGACATCTGGTGGACTCTGCACCTCAAGCGCGACCCGGCCAGCGTGCCGCTCGCGCGCCGCATACTGCTCGGCGCGATGGCGACCGCGGGCGTCGACCCGCAGATCGCCCACGATCTCGGCGTCGCCCTCAGCGAGGCGTGCGCCAACGCGGTCGAGCACGGCGCGTGCGGGCGGCCCGACGACGGCTACCAGGTCACCGCGTCGATCAGCGGCGACCTGCTGCGGATCGAGGTGACCGACTCGGGCCCCGGCCTGCCCGGGCCCGACCGCCCGGCCCGCCGTCCGGCCCCCGCCGCCGTCCCGGTGGCCCCGCCCGCCCGGCCGGCGGGCCGGGCGCAGCCCCGGCGCCGCGCCCGGCGCGGCCGCGCCACCGTCCCCGGGCCGCTGCTCACCACCCACCGCCCGCGGCGCGACGGCCGCCCGTACGACACCCACGTCCTCCCGGCCGCCGCCGACCCGGTGCCCGTCTTCCGGCCGGTGGACCTGGACGCGCTGCCCGACCTCACCGCCGAGTCCGGCCGGGGCCTGTTCCTCATCCACGCCCTCACCGACCACGTCCAGCTCCGCAACCATCCGCTGCGGGGGGCGATCGTCAGCTTCGACAAGATCCTCAAGTGGCAGGACGGGGCGCTGCTGCGCGCCGCCTCGTAG
- a CDS encoding TetR/AcrR family transcriptional regulator C-terminal domain-containing protein: protein MGSDNRTGTGTAPEEVSPRKLAKQRAMASAACSVFGREGYTRASVDALAAAADVSTRTLYNHFPGGKAELFRTVVTWTSGVVRDAQIARIRALVDPARPPRPEDLERDLVALARALVGMMTDFPDHFALVRHIHAEADHVPPELLAAWREAGPRPAGEALAEAMTALADAGLIDVHGDPATTAGHFTALISHAIVQQSHYGVLPLPQEETDRLIGTGVAAFLRAYRAG, encoded by the coding sequence ATGGGGAGCGACAACCGGACCGGAACGGGCACGGCGCCCGAAGAGGTCTCGCCGCGGAAACTGGCGAAGCAGCGGGCCATGGCGAGCGCGGCCTGCTCGGTCTTCGGACGCGAGGGCTACACGCGCGCCTCGGTCGACGCGCTGGCGGCGGCCGCCGACGTCTCGACGCGCACCCTGTACAACCACTTCCCCGGCGGGAAGGCGGAGCTCTTCCGCACCGTCGTCACCTGGACCTCCGGCGTGGTGAGGGACGCCCAGATCGCCCGGATCCGCGCCCTGGTGGACCCCGCCCGTCCGCCCCGCCCGGAGGACCTCGAACGGGATCTCGTCGCCCTCGCCCGCGCCCTCGTCGGCATGATGACCGACTTCCCGGACCACTTCGCCCTCGTCCGGCACATCCACGCCGAGGCCGACCACGTGCCGCCGGAGCTGCTGGCGGCGTGGCGGGAGGCGGGCCCGAGGCCGGCCGGGGAGGCCCTCGCGGAGGCGATGACCGCCCTCGCCGACGCCGGGCTGATCGACGTGCACGGGGACCCGGCCACGACGGCCGGCCACTTCACGGCCCTGATCTCGCACGCGATCGTGCAGCAGTCGCACTACGGGGTCCTGCCGCTGCCGCAGGAGGAGACCGACCGCCTGATCGGCACCGGCGTCGCGGCGTTCCTCCGGGCCTACCGGGCCGGGTGA
- a CDS encoding NAD(P)H-dependent oxidoreductase: MPATTTVLDTTTGLDAAVDAATDAGGAPLRVAVIVGSVREGRQGRAVADWFLAAAGSTAGLDLDVIDLVDVPLPLAMPGWGGTPTPEAAAALADVTPRLAAADAFVVVTPEYNHSFPAALKNLIDWHYTQWQAKPVGFVSYGGLGGGLRAVEQLRLVFAELHAVTVRDSVSLHGPWSGLAEDGAPRDAAVSEGAAKGMLGQLAWWGRTLRSARTTRPYQG, translated from the coding sequence ATGCCTGCCACCACCACGGTCCTGGACACGACCACGGGCCTGGACGCCGCCGTCGACGCCGCCACCGACGCCGGGGGCGCTCCGCTGCGCGTCGCCGTCATCGTCGGCAGCGTCCGCGAGGGCCGCCAGGGCCGTGCCGTCGCCGACTGGTTCCTCGCCGCCGCCGGGAGCACCGCCGGCCTGGACCTGGACGTCATCGACCTCGTCGACGTCCCCCTGCCGCTCGCCATGCCCGGCTGGGGCGGCACCCCGACCCCGGAGGCCGCCGCCGCCCTCGCGGACGTGACGCCCCGCCTGGCCGCCGCCGACGCCTTCGTCGTCGTCACCCCCGAGTACAACCACAGCTTCCCGGCGGCCCTGAAGAACCTCATCGACTGGCACTACACCCAGTGGCAGGCCAAGCCGGTCGGCTTCGTCTCCTACGGCGGCCTCGGCGGCGGACTGCGCGCGGTCGAGCAACTGCGGCTGGTCTTCGCCGAGTTGCACGCCGTCACGGTCCGGGACTCGGTCAGCCTGCACGGCCCCTGGTCCGGCCTCGCCGAGGACGGCGCCCCGCGCGACGCCGCCGTCAGCGAGGGCGCCGCCAAGGGCATGCTCGGCCAGCTCGCCTGGTGGGGCCGGACCCTGCGCTCCGCCCGCACCACCCGCCCCTACCAGGGCTGA
- a CDS encoding DHA2 family efflux MFS transporter permease subunit, with protein sequence MSTVQTAGPAVRAPAEPPRSSSAALNRTLAVVITGSVMSVLDMTIVNVALRSLSEELHAPLTTVQWTATAYTLALAAVVPTAAWAMGRYGARRTYLTALTLFTLGSLLAACAWDVGSLIAFRAVQGLGGGLLTPVGMAMVMRTADRARLGRAMALLGLPVLAGPVAGPALGGWLLDTASWHWIFLVNLPVGAVALVLAARLLRPDPPRPATPAPPRLDVPGLLLLSPGLALLLYGLARGGDQGDVTAPGTLVPALAGAVLVAAFVRRALTADHPLLDLRLLRHRTFAAGVGTLALFTGGYFGSMLLAPMYWQEARGLSATAAGLLGAPVGLAVGVTMQVASRRIDRVAPRHLVRLGIAVGALGMALTALQTGTEGVPAWRVVGAAMLMGVGAGTTLMPTMTTATRDLPDDRLAAASTALSINSQVWASVGTALLSVLLSSCGTDPAGFRGTYAVAAVLLALALVPASFLPARRP encoded by the coding sequence GTGAGCACCGTCCAGACCGCCGGACCCGCCGTCCGGGCCCCGGCCGAGCCGCCGCGAAGCTCCTCCGCCGCGCTCAACCGCACCCTCGCCGTCGTCATCACCGGCTCGGTCATGTCCGTGCTCGACATGACGATCGTCAATGTCGCGCTGCGCAGCCTCTCCGAGGAACTCCACGCACCGCTGACGACCGTCCAGTGGACGGCCACCGCCTACACCCTCGCGCTCGCCGCCGTCGTCCCCACCGCCGCCTGGGCGATGGGCCGGTACGGTGCCAGGCGCACCTACCTGACCGCCCTCACCCTCTTCACCCTGGGCTCCCTCCTGGCCGCGTGCGCCTGGGACGTCGGCAGCCTGATCGCCTTCCGGGCCGTCCAGGGACTCGGCGGCGGCCTGCTCACCCCGGTCGGCATGGCCATGGTGATGCGCACCGCCGACCGGGCCCGCCTCGGGCGGGCGATGGCCCTGCTCGGACTGCCCGTCCTGGCCGGCCCGGTGGCCGGCCCCGCTCTCGGCGGCTGGCTGCTCGACACCGCTTCCTGGCACTGGATCTTCCTCGTCAACCTGCCCGTCGGAGCGGTCGCCCTCGTCCTCGCCGCCAGGCTGCTCCGACCCGATCCGCCGCGCCCGGCGACCCCCGCGCCGCCGAGGCTCGACGTCCCCGGCCTGCTGCTGCTCTCCCCGGGCCTCGCCCTCCTGCTCTACGGTCTGGCCCGCGGCGGGGACCAGGGCGACGTCACCGCCCCCGGCACCCTCGTGCCCGCCCTCGCCGGTGCGGTGCTCGTGGCCGCCTTCGTCCGCCGCGCCCTGACGGCCGACCACCCGCTGCTCGACCTCCGGCTGCTGCGCCACCGCACCTTCGCCGCCGGTGTCGGCACCCTCGCCCTCTTCACCGGCGGGTACTTCGGATCGATGCTGCTCGCCCCGATGTACTGGCAGGAGGCACGCGGCCTGAGCGCCACGGCGGCCGGACTCCTCGGCGCACCGGTCGGTCTGGCCGTCGGCGTGACCATGCAGGTCGCCTCGCGCCGCATCGACAGGGTCGCGCCGCGCCACCTGGTCCGCCTCGGCATCGCCGTCGGCGCCCTGGGCATGGCCCTGACCGCCCTGCAGACGGGCACCGAGGGCGTGCCGGCCTGGCGGGTCGTCGGCGCGGCGATGCTGATGGGCGTCGGAGCGGGCACGACCCTGATGCCGACGATGACCACCGCCACCCGCGACCTCCCGGACGACCGGCTGGCCGCGGCCAGTACCGCCCTGAGCATCAACTCCCAGGTCTGGGCGTCGGTGGGGACGGCGCTGCTGTCCGTGCTGCTGAGCTCCTGCGGTACGGACCCCGCCGGGTTCCGCGGTACGTACGCGGTCGCCGCGGTCCTCCTCGCCCTGGCGCTGGTCCCCGCCTCCTTCCTCCCGGCCCGCCGCCCCTGA
- a CDS encoding LAETG motif-containing sortase-dependent surface protein: protein MRTSRLLAASTLIALSLGATVGTATAGAVGISPTPTTTAPTSPAPTTAAPTTAPSGSPSATPTPTGTPSTGTPSASTSPSATGTPGSTTSPKPTNRPTPPAPTFTNRCQGGVHGGDNHNLKATGTGLWGTTLVKGGPAQEVQVTFENTTGVDLARFSSSIYITDNWNERPLDWRTDFFTVQLRLPGSDWKPAELVDRAIDTGTHRIAKGEKLTIQFRIAANAAPVGDYGGTVGGGSEVFDNTPDLPQPASPLPNSCTQYGNYYEGGFKVADKSSTTATTPLKATASPSAVSGPHLADTGSSSNTLPIAVGGAAVLAAGAGTLLVLRRRKAGAHS from the coding sequence GTGCGCACTTCCCGCCTTCTGGCCGCGTCCACGCTGATAGCGCTCTCCCTCGGCGCGACGGTCGGCACGGCCACCGCCGGCGCCGTCGGCATCTCGCCCACCCCGACGACGACGGCCCCGACGTCCCCCGCCCCGACCACGGCAGCCCCGACGACGGCCCCGAGCGGCTCCCCGAGCGCCACGCCGACCCCGACCGGCACCCCGAGCACCGGCACGCCCTCCGCGAGCACTTCGCCCAGTGCCACCGGCACCCCCGGCAGCACCACCTCGCCGAAGCCGACCAACCGCCCCACGCCCCCGGCACCCACGTTCACGAACCGCTGCCAGGGCGGCGTCCACGGGGGTGACAACCACAACCTCAAGGCCACCGGCACCGGCCTCTGGGGAACCACCCTGGTCAAGGGCGGACCGGCCCAGGAGGTCCAGGTGACCTTCGAGAACACCACCGGCGTGGACCTCGCCAGGTTCTCGTCCAGCATCTACATCACCGACAACTGGAACGAGCGTCCGCTGGACTGGCGGACCGACTTCTTCACCGTCCAGCTCCGGCTGCCCGGATCGGACTGGAAGCCGGCCGAACTGGTCGACCGCGCCATCGACACCGGGACCCACCGGATCGCCAAGGGCGAGAAGCTCACCATCCAGTTCCGGATCGCCGCCAACGCCGCCCCCGTCGGCGACTACGGCGGCACCGTGGGCGGCGGCTCCGAGGTCTTCGACAACACGCCGGACCTCCCCCAGCCCGCTTCCCCCCTGCCGAACAGCTGCACCCAGTACGGCAACTACTACGAGGGCGGCTTCAAGGTGGCCGACAAGTCCTCCACCACCGCCACCACCCCCCTCAAGGCGACCGCCTCGCCGTCCGCGGTGAGCGGCCCGCACCTGGCCGACACCGGCTCCAGCTCCAACACCCTGCCGATCGCCGTCGGCGGCGCCGCCGTGCTCGCGGCCGGTGCCGGGACGCTGCTCGTGCTGCGCCGCCGCAAGGCCGGCGCGCACAGCTGA
- a CDS encoding LysR family transcriptional regulator, translated as MGEWDLRRLRVLRAVDECGTVTAAAERLRLSPSAVSQQVSALARQVGAPMLEPYGRRVRLTPAARLVLRHAAVVFGQLERAEAELAGYLHGEAGEVRVGAFATAITGLLVPAVSRLREAAPRLTVRVVEAEAAEAVRLLAAGDVDLALSLAVVGPVGRGSGFVETELLSDPLDVALPPGHPLAGTPGLRLADLAAEPWIYGAAGPWREITAAACARAGFTPERAHTAADWTAILAMVAAGLGVALVPRLASAGRGGSAVVRALPADLPTRRVVAAVRAGTERTPPLRRVLAELTAVARTIQSD; from the coding sequence GTGGGCGAGTGGGACCTGAGGCGGCTGCGGGTGCTGCGGGCGGTCGACGAGTGCGGGACGGTGACGGCGGCCGCCGAGCGGCTCCGGCTGTCGCCCTCGGCGGTCTCGCAGCAGGTCTCGGCGCTGGCCCGGCAGGTGGGCGCGCCGATGCTGGAGCCCTACGGGCGGCGGGTGCGGCTGACCCCGGCGGCCCGGCTGGTGCTGCGTCACGCGGCGGTGGTCTTCGGACAGCTGGAACGTGCCGAGGCCGAGCTGGCGGGCTATCTGCACGGCGAGGCGGGCGAGGTCAGGGTGGGGGCCTTCGCCACCGCGATCACCGGGCTGCTCGTCCCGGCGGTGTCCCGGCTGCGCGAGGCCGCGCCGAGGCTGACCGTGCGGGTGGTGGAGGCCGAGGCGGCCGAGGCGGTCCGGCTGCTGGCGGCGGGGGACGTCGACCTGGCGCTGTCGCTGGCGGTGGTCGGGCCGGTCGGCCGGGGCTCCGGATTCGTCGAGACGGAACTGCTCAGCGACCCGTTGGACGTCGCGCTGCCACCGGGCCACCCGCTGGCCGGGACACCGGGGCTGCGGCTCGCGGACCTCGCGGCGGAGCCCTGGATCTACGGCGCGGCCGGGCCCTGGCGGGAGATCACCGCGGCGGCCTGCGCCCGGGCGGGCTTCACCCCGGAGCGGGCGCACACCGCCGCGGACTGGACGGCGATCCTGGCGATGGTGGCGGCCGGGCTGGGGGTGGCGCTGGTGCCGCGGCTGGCCTCGGCCGGGCGGGGCGGCTCGGCGGTCGTCCGGGCGCTGCCGGCGGACCTGCCGACCCGCCGGGTGGTGGCGGCGGTCCGGGCGGGCACGGAGCGGACGCCCCCGCTGCGCCGGGTGCTGGCGGAGCTGACGGCCGTCGCCAGGACCATTCAGTCGGACTGA
- the alc gene encoding allantoicase, which yields MTTERISGPRPDQLSDAYAPPYGGGNPYADYRTAEFPFTGLVDLADRRLGGAVLAANDELFAERENLLLPGAAEFRPHTFGNKGQIMDGWETRRRRGTGAGHPHPTVEDHDWALIRLGVPGVVHGVVVDTAHFRGNFPLQIGVEGAELPGTPGPEELLAPETEWHPLVPRSPVRGHAANGFAVEGGRRFTHLRLSQFPDGGIARFRVHGEARPDPAWLTALGTFDLAAVEHGGAVEDASDRFFSSPVNLALPGKSGAMGDGWENRRRRDDGHDWVRLRLAGRGAIRAVEIDTGYYVGNAAGWAALSGRDEQGADPEAWFELVPRTRLQPDAVHRLVVDAPRPATHVRLDVFPDGGIARLRLYGGLV from the coding sequence ATGACCACCGAACGGATCTCGGGCCCCCGTCCCGACCAGCTGTCCGACGCCTACGCCCCGCCGTACGGGGGCGGCAACCCCTACGCCGACTACCGCACCGCCGAGTTCCCCTTCACCGGCCTGGTGGACCTCGCCGACCGCCGGCTCGGCGGCGCGGTCCTCGCCGCCAACGACGAGCTGTTCGCCGAGCGGGAGAACCTGCTGCTGCCGGGCGCGGCCGAGTTCCGCCCGCACACCTTCGGCAACAAGGGCCAGATCATGGACGGTTGGGAGACCCGGCGGCGGCGCGGCACCGGCGCCGGACACCCGCACCCGACCGTCGAGGACCACGACTGGGCCCTGATCCGGCTGGGCGTGCCGGGAGTCGTGCACGGCGTGGTCGTCGACACCGCGCACTTCCGCGGCAACTTCCCGCTGCAGATCGGCGTCGAGGGTGCCGAACTCCCGGGCACCCCGGGCCCGGAGGAGCTGCTGGCCCCCGAGACCGAGTGGCACCCGCTGGTGCCCCGTTCGCCGGTGCGCGGCCACGCCGCCAACGGCTTCGCCGTCGAAGGGGGCCGCCGGTTCACACATCTGAGGCTCAGTCAGTTCCCCGACGGCGGCATCGCGCGCTTCCGGGTGCACGGCGAGGCCCGTCCGGATCCGGCCTGGCTGACCGCGCTCGGTACCTTCGACCTGGCCGCGGTCGAGCACGGAGGCGCCGTCGAAGACGCCTCGGACCGCTTCTTCTCCTCCCCGGTCAACCTCGCCCTGCCCGGCAAGTCCGGTGCGATGGGCGACGGTTGGGAGAACCGGCGGCGCCGCGACGACGGCCACGACTGGGTCCGGCTGCGGCTGGCCGGGCGGGGCGCGATCCGGGCCGTGGAGATCGACACCGGCTACTACGTCGGCAACGCGGCCGGCTGGGCGGCGCTGTCGGGCCGGGACGAGCAGGGCGCCGATCCCGAGGCGTGGTTCGAACTGGTGCCGCGCACCCGGCTCCAGCCGGACGCCGTGCACCGGCTGGTGGTCGACGCGCCGCGTCCGGCCACCCACGTCCGGCTGGACGTCTTCCCGGACGGCGGGATCGCCCGGCTGCGGCTGTACGGCGGGCTGGTCTGA
- a CDS encoding amidase: MDKSLVRPRSLVREAASLRAGVPTPAVHVDRLCARIEQVDPLIHAFVPEPGRADRLQAEARALVARHPDPAQAPPLYGVAVGIKDIVHVDGLPTHGGSVLPPGVLAGPQAAVVDRLRAAGALVAGKTVTAEFAGSAPGRTRNPHRPEHTPGGSSSGSAAAVAAGLVPLAIGTQTIGSVVRPAAYCGVVGFRPTFGRIPTAGVIPNAPSFDTVGLFTADLAGAALAAPLLCDDWDHAAGPGGAANGGAWADGAPVLGVPVGPYLDRAGPAARQAFDRQLALLAARGLTVRRLDLLPDFDELERQAQTVNRFEMAASHTDWFARFGELYRPETVASIRHGRTVDPADRAAALRARTVFRERLAERRHRAGVDLLLAPSATGPAPLGLDSTGSAVMSLPWSYAGLPALSLPAGVTAAGLPLGLQVVGEAGADERLLALAAVLERVLDGS; this comes from the coding sequence ATGGACAAGTCCCTGGTGCGGCCGCGCTCGCTCGTCCGTGAGGCCGCCTCGCTGCGGGCCGGCGTGCCGACCCCGGCCGTCCACGTCGACCGGCTCTGCGCCCGGATCGAGCAGGTGGACCCGCTGATCCACGCCTTCGTCCCCGAACCCGGCCGCGCCGACCGACTGCAGGCCGAGGCCCGGGCGCTGGTGGCCCGCCACCCGGACCCGGCGCAGGCGCCGCCGCTGTACGGGGTGGCGGTCGGGATCAAGGACATCGTGCACGTCGACGGGCTGCCCACGCACGGCGGTTCGGTGCTTCCGCCGGGCGTCCTGGCCGGGCCGCAGGCCGCCGTGGTGGACCGGCTGCGGGCGGCCGGCGCGCTGGTCGCCGGCAAGACCGTGACCGCCGAGTTCGCCGGCAGCGCGCCCGGCCGGACCCGCAATCCGCACCGCCCCGAACACACCCCGGGCGGTTCCAGCAGCGGTTCGGCGGCGGCGGTCGCGGCCGGACTGGTGCCGCTGGCGATCGGCACCCAGACGATCGGCTCCGTGGTCCGCCCGGCCGCCTACTGCGGTGTGGTGGGCTTCCGGCCGACCTTCGGACGGATCCCGACGGCGGGCGTGATCCCCAACGCGCCGAGCTTCGACACCGTGGGCCTGTTCACCGCCGATCTGGCGGGCGCCGCGCTGGCCGCCCCGCTGCTGTGCGACGACTGGGACCACGCGGCCGGGCCGGGCGGGGCGGCGAACGGCGGGGCGTGGGCGGACGGCGCGCCGGTGCTCGGCGTTCCGGTGGGCCCGTACCTGGACCGGGCCGGGCCGGCCGCGCGGCAGGCGTTCGACCGCCAGCTGGCCCTGCTGGCCGCGCGCGGGCTGACGGTACGCAGGCTCGATCTGCTGCCCGACTTCGACGAGTTGGAGCGGCAGGCGCAGACGGTCAACCGCTTCGAGATGGCGGCGAGCCACACGGACTGGTTCGCCCGCTTCGGTGAGCTGTACCGGCCGGAGACGGTGGCGAGCATCCGGCACGGGCGGACCGTCGACCCGGCCGACCGCGCGGCCGCGCTGCGCGCCCGGACGGTGTTCCGGGAGCGGCTCGCCGAGCGGCGGCACCGGGCCGGGGTGGACCTGCTGCTGGCGCCCTCGGCCACCGGCCCGGCCCCGCTCGGGCTGGACAGCACCGGCAGCGCGGTGATGTCACTGCCCTGGAGCTATGCCGGCCTGCCCGCGCTCAGCCTGCCGGCCGGGGTGACGGCGGCGGGCCTGCCGCTCGGCCTCCAGGTGGTCGGCGAGGCCGGGGCGGACGAGCGGCTGCTGGCCCTGGCGGCGGTCCTGGAGCGGGTGCTGGACGGCTCCTGA
- a CDS encoding TetR/AcrR family transcriptional regulator, producing MAGSTTDGRVLRGEETRRTVLRRAVAIASVEGLDALSIGRLATDLGLSKSGVFAGFGSKEELQLATVRAARRIFADAVLAPVRDEPPGLRKVRLLCESWLAYSRARVFPGGCFFYEVNAEYDARPGPLRDVLAANWREWHATVLGLVEEAVGTGELRPDADPEDIAFTLIALLENANPQALLFDDDTPYDRAHRAVLRRLRSDATDPDGPAFSA from the coding sequence GTGGCCGGATCGACCACGGACGGACGGGTACTGCGCGGCGAGGAGACCCGGCGGACGGTCCTGCGCCGGGCCGTCGCGATCGCCTCGGTCGAAGGGCTGGACGCGCTGTCGATCGGCCGGCTCGCCACCGACCTCGGCCTCAGCAAGAGCGGGGTCTTCGCCGGCTTCGGCTCCAAGGAGGAGCTCCAGCTCGCCACCGTGCGGGCGGCCCGCCGGATCTTCGCCGACGCGGTGCTCGCACCGGTCCGGGACGAGCCTCCCGGCCTGCGCAAGGTCCGGCTGCTCTGCGAGTCCTGGCTGGCCTACTCGCGCGCCCGGGTCTTCCCCGGCGGCTGCTTCTTCTACGAGGTCAACGCCGAGTACGACGCCCGGCCGGGCCCGCTGCGCGACGTGCTCGCCGCCAACTGGCGGGAGTGGCACGCCACCGTGCTCGGCCTGGTCGAGGAGGCCGTCGGCACCGGCGAACTGCGGCCCGACGCCGACCCGGAGGACATCGCCTTCACCCTGATCGCCCTGCTGGAGAACGCCAACCCGCAGGCCCTGCTGTTCGACGACGACACCCCGTACGACCGGGCCCACCGTGCCGTGCTGCGCCGGCTGCGCTCGGACGCCACCGACCCGGACGGGCCCGCCTTCAGCGCCTGA
- a CDS encoding alpha/beta hydrolase produces the protein MDPAVALIRTTLNTASLAAPGLAGRAAFGLYRHPFRRSRVRPGEHEVHDRAVTGTIRHGDARVAVYSWGDGARPVLLMHGWRSRASRFAHLVPRLRALGLTAVGYDAPGHGDSGGRTATVLDHRALALRLQERYGDFEAVVAHSLGVNAAFLALREGLRAERLVAFSGASELSWLPTAFCDRLGLNATVERELRRREAGGAMFPGVADIRTHFDAAREPGEIALPILVAHDEDDDVVPFSHARRLRAAYGERLELVATRGLGHRRILVEPTVLDQVTGFLAAGAHPGGRTVDGPGEAVGAI, from the coding sequence ATGGACCCGGCCGTCGCACTGATCCGCACCACCCTGAACACCGCCTCGCTGGCCGCCCCCGGGCTCGCCGGCCGGGCCGCCTTCGGGCTCTACCGCCACCCCTTCCGCCGCAGCCGGGTCCGCCCCGGCGAGCACGAGGTCCACGACCGGGCCGTCACCGGGACGATCCGGCACGGGGACGCGCGGGTGGCCGTCTACTCCTGGGGCGACGGTGCCCGGCCCGTCCTGCTGATGCACGGCTGGCGCTCCCGGGCCTCCCGCTTCGCGCACCTGGTGCCCCGGCTGCGCGCCCTCGGCCTGACCGCGGTCGGCTACGACGCCCCCGGGCACGGCGACTCCGGCGGGCGCACCGCCACCGTGCTGGACCACCGGGCCCTCGCCCTGCGGCTCCAGGAGCGGTACGGCGACTTCGAGGCGGTGGTCGCCCACTCGCTGGGCGTCAACGCGGCCTTCCTGGCGCTGCGCGAGGGCCTGCGGGCGGAGCGGCTGGTCGCCTTCTCCGGCGCCTCCGAGCTCTCCTGGCTGCCGACCGCGTTCTGCGACCGGCTGGGGCTGAACGCCACCGTGGAGCGGGAGTTGCGCCGCCGGGAGGCCGGCGGCGCGATGTTCCCCGGGGTGGCGGACATCCGCACCCACTTCGACGCGGCCCGCGAGCCCGGGGAGATCGCGCTCCCGATCCTGGTCGCGCACGACGAGGACGACGACGTGGTCCCGTTCTCGCACGCCCGCCGGCTCCGGGCGGCGTACGGGGAGCGGCTGGAACTGGTGGCCACCCGGGGGCTCGGCCACCGCCGGATCCTCGTCGAGCCGACCGTGCTGGACCAGGTGACGGGCTTCCTGGCGGCCGGGGCGCACCCCGGCGGCCGGACCGTCGACGGGCCGGGGGAGGCGGTGGGAGCGATATGA
- a CDS encoding TIGR03086 family metal-binding protein translates to MRIVELHARALELATAVVGTVQPEQLVLATPCAGWPLRRLLEHEVGQHRGFAAAALGAGADRARWRDVPVHGDPAGAFRRSAERLTAAFATAGAAAEPAPLHLPEIGDGGPFPFDRAVGFHLLDTLVHAWDVAAALGSPARLVAAVQAEPPLVGALLTVAGAVPASAGARGPGQAFGPVRAVPDRTGPFDRVLALLGRDPSWSAADR, encoded by the coding sequence ATGAGGATCGTCGAACTGCACGCCCGTGCACTGGAGTTGGCGACCGCTGTGGTCGGCACCGTGCAACCGGAGCAGCTGGTGCTGGCGACCCCGTGCGCCGGGTGGCCGCTGCGGCGGCTGCTGGAGCACGAGGTGGGGCAGCACCGGGGCTTCGCCGCGGCCGCCCTCGGCGCCGGGGCGGACCGCGCGCGCTGGCGCGACGTCCCGGTCCACGGCGACCCGGCGGGCGCGTTCCGGCGGTCGGCGGAGCGGCTGACCGCCGCGTTCGCCACCGCCGGCGCGGCGGCGGAACCCGCTCCGCTGCACCTGCCGGAGATCGGCGACGGCGGGCCGTTCCCGTTCGACCGGGCGGTCGGCTTCCACCTGCTCGACACCCTGGTGCACGCCTGGGACGTGGCGGCCGCGCTGGGCTCGCCGGCCCGGCTGGTGGCGGCGGTGCAGGCCGAACCGCCGCTGGTCGGGGCGCTGCTCACGGTGGCCGGGGCGGTTCCGGCCAGCGCGGGGGCGCGGGGGCCCGGGCAGGCGTTCGGTCCCGTCCGGGCGGTGCCGGACCGGACCGGGCCGTTCGACCGCGTGCTCGCCCTGCTCGGCCGCGACCCGTCCTGGTCGGCGGCCGACCGCTGA